The following DNA comes from Bartonella sp. M0283.
CTTTAAAAAAGCTTGAAAATGAATTGCAAAGCCGTTCTTTTTCCGACCTTTCACCCTTGGAAAGCCCCTCGCCGAATGAAGTCAATACACTGGTCATTGCGCTCAATGTCTTTATGGAAAGATTGAAACTTGCTTCCGAACGTATGCGAACATTGGTTGCCGATGCCGCCCATCAAATCCGCACACCGTTAGCCTCGCTTTTGTCGCAAATTGAGGTCGCCATTCATGAGCGTAATGAATCGAAACACCATGAACAACTGCTCAAGGTTGAAAGAAGTGCTATTCAGGCAAGCCGGCTTGTAAACCAGTTATTGATGGATGCCACAATTGCCCATCGTCTGGAACAAAAATCGGATAGTCCGATCAATATCGAAAACCTGCTTGATGATGTTATAAACCGCATCCAATCGTTAGAACAGGAACGTATAGATATCAAGGCTGACACTTCGATAAAATCTGCAGTCATGATTGGCGACCGTATTGCCTTGAGAGAAATGTTACACAACCTTGTCGACAATGCGCTCAGATATACGGATGGCGATGTCACCATAGCCCCGACTGTCAATGACAACCGGTTATCAATCAGAATTATCGATTCCGGCCCCGGTATCAAAAAAAGCGAGCGGGAAATCGTTTTTCAGCGTTTCCAGCGCGGCAGTACAGCCGGAAAATCCATCGGTTCGGGCTTAGGGCTTGCCATTGCACTTCAGGTTGTCAAAGCACATGGCGGCACGATAAAGTTTGAAGACATCGATCATCCCACCGGTTTTTGTGTCGAAATCGAATTTCCACTCGCTTCCTCTTGATCTGTCGGGAGCTTCCAAGCCTGATTTCAAAAAGCTCTAATAATCAATTCAAATTCGAAAATA
Coding sequences within:
- a CDS encoding sensor histidine kinase; the encoded protein is MKSHFSLRRRIFLIALSLMLLTGGIILYFTQNSIEHATESAYDRLLLASARTIANAVQTEKGKVAVEIPGAAFSMFPGDDRIFYVIRDADGHYVTGYENFDTGMELAKKTGGTFQTTFFNNEPVRLVTVGRLIAAGNKTGWVTIRVGQTRREQQSLKNSILYHETIAVVALMFVALCTIWLAIGLTFFPLKKLENELQSRSFSDLSPLESPSPNEVNTLVIALNVFMERLKLASERMRTLVADAAHQIRTPLASLLSQIEVAIHERNESKHHEQLLKVERSAIQASRLVNQLLMDATIAHRLEQKSDSPINIENLLDDVINRIQSLEQERIDIKADTSIKSAVMIGDRIALREMLHNLVDNALRYTDGDVTIAPTVNDNRLSIRIIDSGPGIKKSEREIVFQRFQRGSTAGKSIGSGLGLAIALQVVKAHGGTIKFEDIDHPTGFCVEIEFPLASS